Genomic window (Escherichia fergusonii ATCC 35469):
CCGGGTATTTCGCAAGGTCTGGCAGAAAAGATCTTCTGGTCGTTGAAACATTGAGTCCGCTGTAGCAACATAGGGGTAATTTCTCTGACAACAGATAGTTACCCGTCATTATGCAATTTAATATCCCTACGTTGCTCACGCTGTTTCGCGTCATCCTTATCCCATTCTTTGTATTGGTCTTTTATCTCCCTGTCACCTGGTCGCCATTTGCTGCTGCGCTTATTTTCTGCGTCGCGGCAGTGACCGACTGGTTTGATGGTTTCCTGGCGCGGCGCTGGAATCAAAGCACCCGTTTCGGGGCGTTTCTTGATCCCGTTGCCGACAAAGTCCTGGTGGCAATTGCAATGGTACTGGTTACCGAGCACTACCACAGCTGGTGGGTGACGTTACCGGCAGCAACCATGATTGCGCGTGAAATTATTATTTCTGCACTGCGTGAGTGGATGGCGGAACTGGGCAAACGCAGTAGTGTGGCTGTATCCTGGATTGGTAAAGTGAAAACCACGGCACAAATGGTAGCGCTGGCATGGCTGTTATGGCGTCCAAACATTTGGGTCGAGTATGCGGGGATTGCATTATTCTTCGTTGCTGCTGTGCTGACACTGTGGTCAATGTTCCAGTATTTGAACGCTGCGCGAGCAGATTTGCTTGAACAGTGATCGTTTCGCCGCAATTTTCAGCAAACGATCATCTGCGGCAAAAAATATCGTTGACTCATCGCGTCAGGTAAGTAGAATGCAACGCATCGAACGGCGGCACTGATTGCCAGACGATAATGAAATCAAGTGATTAACAAATTGCTTGGTGAATGCGGGAATAGCTCAGTTGGTAGAGCACGACCTTGCCAAGGTCGGGGTCGCGAGTTCGAGTCTCGTTTCCCGCTCCAGTTTAAAAGGCATCGGCGATAAGCGGGTGTCTGGCTGAAAGGCCTGAAGAATTTGGCGCGTTAACAAAGCGGTTATGTAGCGGATTGCAAATCCGTCTAGTCCGGTTCGACTCCGGAACGCGCCTCCAATTTCTTCCCGAGCCCGGATGGTGGAATCGGTAGACACAAGGGATTTAAAATCCCTCGGCGGCAACGCTGTGCGGGTTCAAGTCCCGCTCCGGGTACCATGGGGAAGATA
Coding sequences:
- the pgsA gene encoding CDP-diacylglycerol--glycerol-3-phosphate 3-phosphatidyltransferase, which codes for MQFNIPTLLTLFRVILIPFFVLVFYLPVTWSPFAAALIFCVAAVTDWFDGFLARRWNQSTRFGAFLDPVADKVLVAIAMVLVTEHYHSWWVTLPAATMIAREIIISALREWMAELGKRSSVAVSWIGKVKTTAQMVALAWLLWRPNIWVEYAGIALFFVAAVLTLWSMFQYLNAARADLLEQ